The following coding sequences lie in one Peribacillus frigoritolerans genomic window:
- a CDS encoding DUF445 family protein: MMPVASIMNKPVREWTANFSDTISRLEEMVASITKKELSMITYLGALLGGIIGLFQGFVTVLIG, translated from the coding sequence ATGATGCCTGTCGCTTCGATCATGAATAAGCCGGTTCGAGAATGGACTGCCAATTTCTCGGACACCATTTCCCGGCTTGAGGAAATGGTCGCTTCCATCACTAAGAAGGAATTGTCGATGATCACCTACCTTGGGGCTTTGCTTGGTGGAATCATCGGTTTATTTCAAGGTTTTGTAACTGTTTTAATAGGATGA
- a CDS encoding dimethylarginine dimethylaminohydrolase family protein, with amino-acid sequence MVNKINEELEAYCASEYSKLSRVIVCEPRYMEIREIINETQKEFQEENIDQALALKQHAQFTKALEHEGIEVIKLTPQFTYPEQVFTRDIGFTLGNTVYVAELATGIRQGEELILKSWLETNGISYFNLLKNHIEGGDVLIDGKTIYIGISERTDETSVKHLQTLLPEYDVIAVPFIETFLHLDCVFNIISPTEALIFPESFTKKEMDLLASRYDMIEVTKEEQFTLGTNVLSIGNKKLFSLPCNKQVNSQLRERGYKVIEVDISEIIKSGGSFRCCTMPLLRTTNKKTDSA; translated from the coding sequence ATGGTAAACAAAATAAACGAAGAACTAGAAGCTTATTGCGCGAGTGAATATTCAAAGCTATCACGGGTTATCGTCTGCGAACCTCGTTATATGGAAATCCGGGAGATCATCAACGAAACACAAAAAGAGTTTCAAGAGGAAAATATCGATCAAGCACTAGCCTTGAAGCAGCACGCCCAATTTACAAAGGCTCTTGAACATGAAGGAATTGAAGTCATAAAACTTACGCCTCAATTTACATATCCAGAACAAGTTTTCACGAGGGATATCGGTTTCACTCTTGGCAATACCGTTTATGTGGCTGAGTTGGCAACAGGTATCAGGCAGGGTGAAGAACTAATATTGAAATCCTGGCTCGAAACGAATGGCATCTCATATTTCAACCTCCTCAAAAATCATATTGAGGGCGGGGATGTCCTTATTGACGGGAAGACCATCTATATTGGAATCAGTGAAAGAACGGATGAAACATCCGTCAAGCATCTTCAAACCTTATTACCGGAATACGATGTCATCGCGGTTCCTTTCATTGAAACATTCCTTCATTTAGATTGTGTTTTCAATATCATATCACCGACAGAGGCGCTTATTTTTCCAGAGTCCTTTACAAAAAAAGAGATGGATCTATTAGCTTCACGTTATGACATGATCGAAGTGACTAAAGAAGAACAATTCACATTAGGAACCAACGTGCTTTCGATTGGGAATAAAAAATTATTCAGTCTACCATGTAATAAACAGGTAAATAGTCAGCTTCGTGAACGCGGATACAAAGTCATCGAAGTCGATATAAGCGAAATCATCAAGTCCGGCGGCTCCTTTCGTTGCTGCACCATGCCACTATTGAGGACAACGAATAAGAAGACTGATTCAGCCTGA
- a CDS encoding transcriptional regulator SplA domain-containing protein: MERKNSMGVINAKEVQVGDEVFVIYNNPHVPTVSNIRAAEIVPHPKDPNAVALFLNDTFHTIEDDDALFTSEAAAEKAYSDYMDNQMT; this comes from the coding sequence ATGGAAAGGAAGAATTCAATGGGTGTAATCAATGCAAAAGAAGTGCAAGTCGGTGACGAAGTGTTTGTGATTTATAATAATCCCCACGTTCCTACTGTTTCGAATATAAGGGCGGCGGAAATCGTTCCGCATCCAAAAGATCCCAATGCAGTTGCCTTGTTCCTGAACGATACATTTCATACGATTGAGGACGATGATGCTTTGTTCACTTCGGAAGCCGCAGCGGAAAAAGCATACAGTGATTATATGGATAACCAAATGACTTAA
- a CDS encoding Cof-type HAD-IIB family hydrolase, with amino-acid sequence MVYRLLAVNIDGTLLQSNGRLNKSTKEAIDYVHQKGVHVALVTSRNYHSAKKVAKALKINPMIVAQQGAFVGASIEKPIMVKRISEELTAELVQMLEKTTCQILLIHEKYSLGNRVNLPENLLGKSVMYLNDQNIYAQNYVDDISEELIDQPMAPTKMDIIFPEKSARNDMLKLIKEMFPEVDAILHPGHKLTIVPKGVSKWSGVLYLADHLEVKRTEIVSIGDGLDDIEMIAGSGLGVAMGNADEEVRKVAKWVTRSNDQDGVAYMLREFFRKQHPIDFLQKMNMLK; translated from the coding sequence ATGGTATATCGACTACTTGCGGTCAATATCGACGGGACATTGCTCCAGTCGAATGGCCGTTTAAATAAATCGACTAAAGAAGCAATAGATTATGTTCACCAAAAAGGTGTCCATGTTGCACTTGTGACGTCAAGAAATTATCACTCAGCAAAAAAAGTGGCCAAAGCCCTAAAAATAAATCCGATGATCGTCGCTCAGCAAGGAGCCTTTGTCGGAGCTTCCATAGAAAAGCCGATAATGGTAAAAAGAATATCAGAAGAACTGACTGCAGAGCTCGTGCAAATGCTTGAAAAGACCACGTGCCAAATATTGCTCATTCATGAGAAATACTCGCTGGGCAATCGGGTGAACCTCCCGGAGAATTTGCTTGGTAAATCGGTTATGTATTTGAATGATCAAAATATTTATGCTCAAAATTATGTGGATGATATCAGTGAAGAGCTCATTGATCAGCCGATGGCCCCGACGAAGATGGACATTATATTTCCAGAAAAAAGTGCTAGAAATGATATGTTGAAATTGATAAAGGAAATGTTCCCTGAGGTGGATGCAATCTTACATCCAGGACATAAGCTGACAATCGTTCCGAAGGGTGTTTCTAAATGGAGCGGTGTATTGTATTTAGCTGACCATTTAGAAGTGAAAAGAACGGAAATCGTCTCGATTGGAGATGGATTGGATGATATTGAGATGATTGCCGGTTCTGGTCTGGGAGTTGCCATGGGCAATGCGGATGAGGAAGTAAGGAAAGTGGCAAAATGGGTGACGCGCTCCAATGATCAAGATGGTGTTGCCTATATGCTGAGGGAATTCTTCCGGAAACAGCATCCAATCGATTTTTTACAAAAGATGAATATGCTTAAATGA
- a CDS encoding YheC/YheD family protein — MLIGLMAASDTHENNYFTEIAKTAKSFNMKVCKFSPENIDMDLKKVRGERFDDENETWIAASFDIPDFVYDRCFHGLVRESTETRHKIDWLKDNSNFLGLGLPGKWEVYQILKNHPHLQAFFPETVQVTTPEDINGHLERLDKIIIKPEFGAGGTGIYLLSKNEDGTLVSMTKKGTKYDRQFSSKSQLNKWLQHLLNRYRYLCQPYLELCNQNNEPFDLRILLQKNEKNQWMERGRGIRTGQKDGITSNLATGGEAISLDNFIKRNPETISIAVEQKIQHILRTLPAEAEAVFERLFELGIDIGIDKKGQIWIMDINSKPGRKIIQALQPETMNDIHRAPFQYSQYLAEHLQKAGE; from the coding sequence GTGTTAATAGGATTAATGGCCGCGTCGGATACACATGAAAACAACTACTTCACCGAAATAGCCAAAACCGCAAAATCATTTAATATGAAAGTTTGTAAATTCTCACCGGAAAATATTGATATGGATCTGAAAAAAGTCCGCGGCGAGCGTTTTGATGACGAGAACGAAACTTGGATCGCCGCATCTTTTGATATACCTGATTTTGTTTATGATCGCTGTTTTCACGGATTAGTCCGTGAGTCAACGGAAACGCGGCACAAAATCGATTGGTTAAAAGATAACTCGAATTTCTTGGGGCTGGGCCTTCCTGGTAAGTGGGAGGTGTATCAAATCCTAAAAAACCATCCACACCTACAGGCATTTTTTCCAGAGACCGTACAAGTGACGACACCGGAAGATATTAACGGTCATTTGGAACGCCTGGATAAAATCATCATCAAACCTGAATTCGGTGCAGGCGGTACAGGGATCTATCTTCTTTCAAAAAACGAAGACGGCACCTTGGTATCCATGACGAAAAAGGGCACCAAATATGACCGCCAATTCTCCTCCAAATCTCAGCTTAACAAATGGCTGCAGCATTTATTAAATCGATACCGTTACCTCTGCCAGCCATATTTGGAACTTTGCAACCAAAATAACGAGCCATTCGATTTACGGATTTTACTTCAAAAAAACGAGAAGAATCAATGGATGGAACGTGGCCGCGGAATTCGTACGGGACAAAAGGACGGAATCACCTCAAATCTTGCCACAGGCGGGGAAGCCATTTCATTGGATAATTTCATCAAAAGAAACCCGGAAACGATTTCGATTGCCGTCGAACAAAAGATTCAGCATATCCTTCGCACCCTGCCCGCAGAAGCCGAAGCTGTCTTTGAAAGGTTATTCGAGTTGGGGATCGATATAGGCATCGATAAAAAAGGCCAAATCTGGATAATGGACATTAACTCGAAGCCCGGAAGGAAAATCATTCAGGCACTACAGCCGGAGACCATGAATGATATTCATCGCGCACCGTTTCAATATAGCCAGTATTTAGCCGAACATCTTCAGAAAGCAGGTGAATAG
- a CDS encoding YhzD family protein, protein MSRIYKLTVFEPSGEKLLDESFTAENDEQAKELGQNLLKEKNYQDQTHRCTSPSGALLLFHR, encoded by the coding sequence ATGAGCAGAATATACAAATTAACCGTTTTTGAACCGTCAGGGGAAAAACTATTGGATGAATCATTTACAGCCGAGAATGATGAACAAGCTAAAGAATTGGGACAAAATCTATTGAAGGAAAAAAACTATCAAGATCAAACACATCGCTGCACATCACCTTCAGGCGCTTTATTGCTTTTTCATCGCTGA
- a CDS encoding enoyl-CoA hydratase yields the protein MSIESTSPAGTVLVTYSDRTATVAMNRPEAMNALNPKMLHDFIHALKEVSENDDVDVVILKGNGKAFSAGGDIKMMLSPGKENAFDELMDGISELVTTLYFMPKLTISAIHGAAAGLGLSIALATDHLIADSESKVAMNFIGIGLIPDGGGHFFLERRLGEVGAKELIWEGKVLTALEAKEKGLIHEVADGTLEHAVEKKVQSWLQSPVQAMIKTKKILSEKNRPLLIKILEIEKAAQMKMRETADHQEGIKAFVEKRKPNFIGK from the coding sequence TTGAGTATTGAATCGACATCACCTGCAGGCACTGTTTTAGTCACATATTCGGACAGGACGGCCACTGTTGCAATGAACCGTCCAGAGGCCATGAATGCTTTAAATCCGAAAATGCTGCATGACTTTATTCATGCCTTGAAGGAAGTAAGTGAGAATGATGATGTGGATGTCGTCATTTTAAAAGGGAATGGGAAAGCATTTTCCGCAGGTGGTGACATTAAGATGATGCTCTCGCCTGGAAAAGAAAACGCTTTCGATGAACTGATGGATGGAATCAGTGAATTGGTGACCACTCTATACTTCATGCCTAAATTGACCATCAGTGCCATTCATGGTGCAGCTGCAGGGCTTGGGTTAAGTATAGCTCTTGCAACCGATCATCTTATTGCCGATTCAGAAAGTAAGGTTGCGATGAATTTTATCGGGATTGGATTAATCCCCGATGGCGGCGGACACTTCTTCCTTGAACGTCGTCTTGGTGAAGTGGGTGCAAAAGAACTAATCTGGGAAGGTAAAGTGCTTACTGCGCTTGAAGCAAAAGAAAAGGGCCTCATTCATGAAGTGGCTGACGGAACCTTGGAACATGCGGTAGAGAAGAAAGTGCAATCATGGCTGCAAAGCCCGGTTCAGGCCATGATTAAAACGAAAAAAATCCTTAGTGAAAAAAATCGCCCGCTATTGATTAAGATCCTTGAGATTGAAAAAGCTGCCCAGATGAAAATGCGCGAAACAGCGGACCACCAAGAGGGAATAAAAGCATTCGTGGAAAAAAGGAAACCGAACTTCATCGGAAAATGA
- a CDS encoding YheC/YheD family protein, with protein MEKFYQEMKSYCNQQGIPFYLVKLQSLQEGVVEGYLPGQDGWQTLSLPIPDVFYNRIHSRKLEESHSFKLFKTELEERSIPMFNGRFLSKHDVHELLILEDELLPNLPETILFNEKESFLRFIEKHSVIYFKPASGSQGRNICRLMQVAGKWKIEQSGNLQEVHFADTDEKLYETLKRFSRKQSFILQKGISLFETEQRKVDFRILLHRNDLLEWKVSSMVARIGDPGTIVSNLAQGGLMKNGPDFLKEAFDLQDASRIYQKLVRLAKNTAQALVENHDDSFGELGIDLALDTDTHPWIIEVNSKPSKKFQGNYETFRPSVKSIIDFMLALNRENHP; from the coding sequence ATGGAAAAATTTTATCAGGAAATGAAATCATATTGTAATCAGCAGGGCATCCCCTTCTATTTAGTAAAATTGCAGTCTCTTCAAGAAGGAGTTGTGGAAGGCTACCTGCCTGGGCAAGATGGCTGGCAAACCTTGTCCCTCCCCATTCCTGATGTATTTTATAACCGGATACATTCGCGCAAACTTGAGGAATCTCATTCTTTCAAGCTGTTTAAAACTGAACTGGAGGAACGGTCGATACCGATGTTCAATGGAAGGTTCCTCTCCAAACATGATGTACATGAGCTGCTAATCTTAGAAGATGAGCTGTTGCCAAATTTGCCGGAGACGATACTTTTTAACGAAAAGGAATCTTTCTTGAGGTTTATAGAAAAGCATTCGGTAATCTACTTTAAACCCGCATCAGGCAGCCAAGGCAGGAATATTTGCAGATTAATGCAAGTAGCTGGAAAATGGAAAATCGAGCAATCCGGAAATCTCCAGGAAGTGCATTTTGCTGATACGGATGAAAAGTTGTACGAAACCTTAAAAAGGTTTTCCAGAAAACAATCCTTCATTCTTCAAAAAGGGATTTCCCTATTCGAAACAGAGCAGAGAAAAGTTGATTTCCGCATACTTCTTCACCGGAACGATCTGCTTGAATGGAAAGTTTCATCAATGGTTGCCCGGATTGGGGACCCTGGCACTATCGTTTCCAATCTTGCACAAGGCGGCTTGATGAAAAATGGGCCGGATTTTCTAAAGGAAGCATTTGACCTTCAGGACGCCAGCCGCATATATCAAAAGCTCGTACGGCTGGCTAAAAACACTGCCCAGGCCTTGGTCGAAAACCATGATGATTCATTCGGTGAGCTAGGGATCGATTTAGCACTGGATACCGATACCCATCCATGGATCATCGAAGTGAATTCAAAACCTTCGAAAAAATTTCAAGGCAACTATGAAACCTTTCGTCCATCAGTAAAATCCATCATAGATTTCATGCTTGCCCTTAACCGCGAAAACCATCCATAA
- a CDS encoding DinB family protein yields the protein MNYVKNQLTVMRGNLLKEIDGIKPEFMDVQPEGFNNTIHWHLGHVLTTAEKFLLNSNSELPANYSQLFGYGSKPADWTGDVPTVEVLKQQLHEQLDRLLEIPEERLTEKTAQPFNGMETVGEFINFVVLHEANHIGQIHAMKLLIQSNN from the coding sequence ATGAATTATGTAAAAAATCAGCTAACGGTCATGCGCGGCAATCTTTTAAAAGAAATCGATGGAATCAAACCAGAGTTTATGGATGTACAGCCTGAAGGTTTTAATAATACAATCCATTGGCACCTTGGACATGTCCTTACTACAGCCGAAAAATTTTTATTGAACTCCAATAGTGAATTGCCAGCGAATTACAGCCAACTATTCGGATATGGTTCAAAACCAGCGGACTGGACTGGGGACGTACCTACCGTTGAAGTATTAAAGCAACAACTGCATGAACAACTTGATCGACTTCTTGAAATTCCGGAGGAACGATTGACTGAAAAAACAGCACAGCCTTTCAACGGAATGGAAACAGTGGGGGAATTCATTAATTTTGTAGTGCTCCATGAAGCCAATCATATTGGACAAATTCACGCAATGAAACTATTAATCCAATCCAATAACTGA
- a CDS encoding YheC/YheD family protein, which translates to MNIFYDIPTENWYHNQENAELFAGSTEEVISYNKEHTNQPLIPITIFPGNRMLAVGILTVSNPKKESGLGGNLTLFRDLSLYLLKHGILAYVFTGNALHSESMRGYVFSSISNKWIECKVPFPDIVYNRIPSRSYEASGEFQQLIKYFKEYPMNLFNPCFIDKYVMFEALLEEGSLTNHLPPTMVLRNSGCLDAFLETYRHIYLKPCKGSQGKGIYTIIKNDDDTLLFNSLKHSESFPDFTSFWETKKRELLKRSYLAQQAIIPKKLFGHRYDYRILVHYEKGFYKVTGKAVRMSQTQEITTHTPQGGKIFPYQVLQSRSLNRKLAKIAQKSGEILSKKIGFLGEFSMDIGEDESGSLFIYEVNSKPMQFDEEEIETNRLLHLKNLFIELTFPSLTIK; encoded by the coding sequence ATGAACATTTTTTACGATATCCCCACTGAAAATTGGTACCACAATCAAGAGAATGCGGAACTTTTCGCCGGCTCTACCGAAGAGGTAATCAGCTATAATAAGGAACATACGAATCAACCCCTAATTCCAATCACCATATTTCCAGGTAACCGGATGCTTGCTGTCGGCATACTGACTGTTTCCAATCCCAAAAAGGAATCAGGTTTGGGTGGAAACCTGACCCTTTTTCGGGACCTATCACTATATTTATTGAAACATGGAATATTGGCGTATGTATTCACAGGAAATGCCCTTCATTCCGAATCGATGAGAGGGTATGTTTTTTCCTCCATTTCAAACAAGTGGATCGAATGTAAAGTGCCCTTCCCTGACATCGTCTATAACCGAATCCCCTCGAGGAGCTATGAGGCGTCAGGGGAATTCCAACAACTCATCAAATATTTTAAAGAATACCCAATGAATCTTTTCAACCCCTGTTTCATAGATAAATATGTGATGTTCGAAGCATTGTTGGAAGAAGGATCCCTCACCAATCACCTCCCGCCCACCATGGTCTTGCGAAACAGCGGCTGCCTTGATGCTTTCCTGGAGACCTACAGGCATATATACCTTAAACCCTGCAAAGGAAGCCAAGGTAAAGGCATTTATACCATAATCAAAAATGATGATGATACACTATTGTTCAATAGCTTAAAGCATAGTGAGTCCTTCCCGGATTTCACGTCATTCTGGGAAACAAAAAAAAGGGAGCTATTAAAAAGGAGCTACCTTGCTCAACAGGCGATCATACCAAAAAAACTTTTTGGACATCGTTATGATTACCGGATTCTGGTCCATTATGAAAAAGGTTTTTATAAAGTGACCGGCAAAGCGGTAAGGATGTCACAAACCCAGGAAATCACCACCCACACTCCCCAAGGGGGTAAGATTTTTCCTTATCAAGTCCTGCAATCAAGAAGCCTGAATCGAAAATTAGCGAAAATCGCCCAAAAAAGCGGAGAGATACTATCAAAAAAAATCGGATTTCTCGGAGAGTTTTCCATGGATATAGGGGAAGACGAATCAGGCTCGCTCTTCATATACGAAGTGAACTCAAAGCCCATGCAATTCGATGAGGAGGAAATTGAAACAAACAGGCTTTTGCATTTAAAAAATCTTTTTATTGAATTAACTTTCCCCAGCCTGACAATTAAATAA
- a CDS encoding YheE family protein, giving the protein MITHFQWAPLHKNLPGWKISFYFNKQAIQALYHKDGSIEWTANPPSETDEAKLKSMIHDLMIFHVYE; this is encoded by the coding sequence ATGATTACTCATTTTCAATGGGCACCACTGCATAAGAATCTGCCAGGATGGAAAATTTCCTTTTATTTCAACAAGCAGGCAATCCAAGCCTTGTATCATAAAGATGGATCCATCGAGTGGACAGCCAATCCGCCTTCCGAAACAGATGAAGCCAAACTCAAAAGCATGATACATGATTTAATGATCTTCCATGTATATGAATGA
- a CDS encoding long-chain fatty acid--CoA ligase — protein sequence MMDTPLIMTQIIERAEKYFPKKEVVSRTDGGIHTFTYAEIAERTRRLTSNLEKFGIQTGDRIGTLAWNHHRHLEAYFAIPCHGAVLHTINMRLSPQHVSYIVNSAEDRLLLIDPDVIPLLEAIKDELTTVEGYIIMTDKEELPDTTLSPIYHYERLLAEGNPKQPFIQTLDENAPAGICYTSATTGNPKGVVYSHRGILLHAIALGLADSTAISERDVALPVVPMFHVNAWGMPFASVWFGTKMVLPGPYFTPKILAELIETEKVTIAAGVPTIWLGLLKELEEGSHDTSSIRAVLCGGSAAPKSMIKTFEQKYGIPFLHAYGMTETSPLVFVSKPKSYQEDLPEEELYELKAKQGLVSPMIEIKVIGQDGEVKPDGKEMGELLIRGPWIANEYFKDERSEDTFKDGWLYTGDVVTIDEEGFVKIVDRTKDLIKSGGEWISSVDIENALMAHEGIFEAAVIAVPHEKWQERPIACVVLKEAYKGQVSQEDIIGFLMPQFAKWWLPDEVVFLDEIPKTGVGKFLKRALRDQLQDKYINK from the coding sequence ATGATGGATACTCCATTGATCATGACTCAAATCATTGAGAGAGCTGAAAAATATTTTCCGAAGAAAGAGGTAGTTTCGCGTACGGATGGTGGAATTCACACATTTACATATGCAGAGATTGCTGAACGTACAAGAAGGCTGACCAGTAATCTTGAAAAATTCGGCATTCAAACAGGTGACCGTATTGGAACACTTGCCTGGAACCATCATCGGCATTTAGAAGCATATTTTGCGATTCCTTGTCATGGTGCTGTCCTTCATACAATCAATATGCGTCTGTCTCCTCAACATGTTTCTTATATCGTCAATAGTGCGGAGGATCGATTACTATTGATAGACCCGGATGTCATTCCCCTCTTGGAAGCAATTAAAGATGAGTTAACGACAGTGGAAGGGTATATCATTATGACGGATAAAGAGGAGCTGCCTGATACGACCCTTTCACCCATTTATCATTATGAAAGATTATTAGCAGAAGGGAATCCGAAACAGCCATTCATTCAAACCTTGGATGAAAATGCGCCTGCCGGCATATGTTATACTTCCGCCACGACCGGGAATCCGAAAGGTGTGGTTTATTCACATCGCGGAATTTTGCTGCATGCGATTGCACTGGGGCTTGCCGATTCCACAGCAATAAGCGAACGTGATGTGGCCCTTCCTGTCGTGCCCATGTTTCATGTAAACGCTTGGGGCATGCCTTTTGCCAGTGTTTGGTTTGGAACGAAGATGGTTTTGCCGGGACCCTATTTCACCCCGAAGATTTTGGCTGAGCTTATAGAAACGGAGAAGGTTACAATCGCAGCAGGGGTGCCGACGATATGGCTGGGCTTATTGAAGGAGCTGGAAGAAGGCAGCCATGATACGAGCAGCATTCGTGCTGTTCTATGCGGAGGGTCGGCTGCTCCGAAAAGCATGATTAAAACCTTTGAACAAAAGTATGGGATACCATTCCTGCATGCCTATGGAATGACTGAAACGAGCCCGCTTGTTTTTGTTTCGAAACCAAAAAGCTATCAGGAAGACCTCCCTGAAGAAGAACTTTATGAGTTGAAGGCCAAGCAGGGCCTTGTTTCGCCAATGATAGAAATTAAAGTGATCGGTCAGGACGGCGAAGTGAAACCAGATGGAAAGGAAATGGGCGAATTGCTGATCAGGGGTCCTTGGATAGCGAATGAGTATTTTAAGGATGAGCGGTCAGAGGATACGTTTAAAGATGGCTGGCTGTATACGGGGGATGTTGTCACGATTGATGAAGAAGGGTTCGTCAAAATCGTTGACCGGACGAAAGATTTGATAAAAAGCGGCGGTGAGTGGATTTCTTCCGTAGATATAGAGAATGCATTAATGGCCCATGAAGGAATCTTCGAGGCGGCGGTAATTGCAGTGCCTCACGAAAAATGGCAGGAACGGCCGATCGCCTGTGTTGTCTTGAAGGAGGCATACAAGGGGCAAGTGTCCCAGGAAGACATCATCGGATTTTTAATGCCGCAGTTTGCAAAATGGTGGCTGCCGGATGAAGTGGTCTTTTTGGATGAAATCCCGAAAACGGGTGTTGGGAAGTTCTTGAAAAGGGCATTGCGTGATCAGCTTCAGGATAAATATATCAATAAATAA
- a CDS encoding YheC/YheD family protein, translating to MRKTYPAEIASIPGNVLYYPSDLGDLAEIELIYFGRHSCPAIVKQNPAVNQSIVLSESLAESLIFDHTDIPLHLFIYGKSIHIGPLVGIFSSGFTGISNKPLGERSEFFAKLLSLSRTTGCIPFVFGENVINWDEETIKGYVFDNDDWHINEFPFPNVIYDRLPNRLTENRDGPKEVKQKFQKEYTIPWYNPGFFNKWDVNERLCADERALPYLPETYPFQSMSVVETLLSHYRQVYIKPIHGSLGLGIHQILYDKHENVYYCRYTNEAKENKLQKFSTLESIVKHIFHDRPLENLIVQQGIPLIRSEKRPVDFRVHTNKDSNGKWQVTAIAAKIAGAGSVTTHIKSGGVIKTVAELFGDDDEAKEVERKLSEAALILSDSIEKNLDGIVAEIGFDFGLDKKGQVWMFEANSKPGRSIFSHPKLKDFELLTRKLSLDYAIYLTEQTITKSISVPR from the coding sequence GTGAGAAAGACTTATCCTGCCGAAATTGCCTCTATTCCCGGCAATGTTCTCTACTACCCTTCCGATCTTGGGGATTTGGCAGAGATTGAATTAATTTACTTCGGACGACATTCATGTCCTGCCATCGTCAAACAAAACCCGGCCGTCAATCAATCAATCGTCCTTTCGGAAAGTCTAGCGGAATCTCTAATATTCGATCATACCGATATTCCCCTTCATTTATTCATATACGGCAAGAGCATTCATATCGGACCGCTGGTCGGAATCTTTTCATCAGGCTTCACCGGCATTTCAAACAAACCATTAGGCGAGAGATCGGAATTTTTCGCAAAGCTCCTTTCGCTTAGCAGGACCACAGGCTGTATCCCCTTTGTTTTTGGGGAGAATGTAATCAATTGGGATGAGGAGACGATCAAAGGTTATGTGTTTGATAACGATGACTGGCACATTAATGAATTTCCTTTTCCTAATGTCATCTATGACCGTCTCCCAAATCGGTTGACGGAAAACCGCGATGGACCTAAAGAAGTGAAGCAGAAATTTCAAAAAGAATATACCATTCCATGGTATAATCCTGGTTTTTTCAATAAATGGGATGTAAATGAAAGGTTATGCGCAGATGAGCGGGCACTGCCATATTTGCCGGAAACGTATCCATTTCAATCCATGTCCGTGGTGGAAACCCTTCTTTCCCATTACCGGCAAGTTTATATAAAGCCCATTCACGGCAGCCTCGGCCTAGGGATTCACCAAATTCTTTATGATAAGCATGAGAATGTTTACTATTGCCGCTATACAAATGAAGCAAAAGAAAATAAACTGCAAAAGTTTTCCACACTGGAATCCATCGTTAAACATATTTTTCACGACCGGCCGCTTGAGAATCTTATCGTGCAGCAGGGCATCCCATTAATTCGATCTGAAAAACGCCCAGTGGATTTCCGGGTCCATACGAACAAGGACAGTAATGGAAAATGGCAGGTAACCGCTATCGCCGCAAAAATCGCCGGTGCCGGCAGCGTCACGACCCATATTAAAAGCGGGGGTGTGATCAAAACGGTTGCCGAACTGTTTGGAGATGACGATGAGGCGAAAGAAGTCGAACGTAAGCTATCGGAAGCCGCACTGATTTTAAGTGACAGTATAGAAAAGAACTTGGACGGAATCGTTGCAGAAATAGGATTTGATTTTGGCTTGGATAAAAAAGGGCAGGTTTGGATGTTTGAAGCCAATTCCAAACCGGGACGTTCCATCTTCTCCCATCCAAAACTCAAGGATTTCGAATTGCTGACCAGAAAGCTTAGCCTTGATTACGCCATTTATCTTACGGAACAGACGATTACGAAATCAATCAGTGTGCCGCGATGA
- a CDS encoding YlbF family regulator, translating to MSNVYDAAYEMEKAIRASNEYADLQRLYDLVNSDEATKGMFENFRNLQMSLQQKQMMGQEIAPEEVEQAQKTVQLVQQNPTISQLMEAEQRMSMVIADLNKIIMKPLEDLYGLPEQQQ from the coding sequence ATGAGTAACGTATATGATGCAGCGTATGAAATGGAAAAGGCAATTAGGGCAAGTAATGAATATGCCGATTTGCAACGCTTATATGATCTTGTCAATTCTGATGAAGCAACAAAAGGAATGTTTGAAAACTTCCGTAATCTGCAGATGTCATTGCAGCAAAAGCAAATGATGGGACAGGAGATTGCACCGGAAGAGGTTGAGCAAGCACAAAAGACGGTACAGCTTGTCCAACAAAACCCAACCATTTCACAATTGATGGAAGCTGAACAACGGATGAGCATGGTCATCGCGGACCTCAATAAAATTATCATGAAGCCGCTTGAAGATTTATATGGCTTGCCTGAACAACAGCAATAA